The genomic segment GATGTTCTTCCAGAGGTTGGAGATGTTGGGGTCGGCGTACTGGTGGTGAATGCCCACCGGCACGCTGTTGAGCAGGAAGATCACGAAGACCAGCCGGGTCAGCGGCTCGGACACGAGGCGCCCGCCCGCGTGCCGGGGCAAGAAGGCGTACCACGAGATGTAGGCCGGAAGCACCCAGAAGTACACGATCGCGTGCCCGGTCCACCAGAACAGCGTCTTGGAGATCAGCGGGTCCACGCCGCCCACCAGCCCCAGCGACCAGGGAATCAGCAGCCCGACGACCTCGATCACGATGCCCAGCGACGCGACTGCCCACATCATCCAGGTCGCCACGCTCATAAAGGCGACGAGGGGCGTGACCTTGCCGGGGTTCTCGCGCTTCCAGCGCAGCCACATGTTCACGACCTGCCCGACCACGAACAGGCTGGAGCCCACCATGATCGCCGCGCCGATGTAAAAGAGGGCGTCGCCCTGCATGGGCGGGTAGAAGGTGTACAGCAGCGTGGCCCCGTTGGTGAGCAGCGGCACGGCGGCCATCAGCAGCCCCAGGGTCATCACGACGTACGTGAACCAGGCGAACTTCATGTTGATGCGCATCCCGAGGTCGCGCACCGGGAGGTACAGCATCCAGCCGGAGATGAAGAACTGGGTGAACACCAGCGCGTTCAGCACCCCGTGCAGCGAGAGGCCCTGGTAGTAGGACCCCAGCAGGTTGCGGATGATCGGCCACTCGTAGACGTTGATGCCGCCGTAGTTCAGCGCTTGCAGCGGCCCGATCATCACCCCGATGAACAGGGCGAGAAAGGCGGTCACGATGTAGTACTGGGTGACCTTTTTCAGGGAAGCGAGGTAGGCCGCGTCGCCCACGGCCGGGACCTCGCGGATGGGATGGACCAGCGGCGTGGCCCGTGGGGGAGAGATCGTCACAGGGTTACTCCGTTCCGTCCTGGGTTCGGGCCTGGGTCTGGGGTGCCTCCACGATCACCGTGTTGATCATGTTGTGGTGGCCGGTGCCGCAGTACTCGTTGCAGATCAGGCTGAGGGTGCCGGGGCGCCGGAAGGTCGTGGTGAAGCTCGCCACCTGCCCCGGAATCGCGGTCGCGTTGATGTTGGTGCCTTCGACCTGATAACCGTGCATCACGTCGGCGGAGGTGATGTGGATGGTCACCGGGCGTCCGGCGGGCACGCGCAGCGCGGCGGGCTGGAAGGCGAAGGCGCGGGCGACCACAAAGGCTTCGAGCGTGCCGTCGGGGTTCTCGCGCAGGCCCGGCTCGCCGAAGGGCGTAGCGGCGAGGTTACGCGGGTCGAGGCGGCCATTGTCCACCCCGGTGATGTGGTGGCCGCCGCCGCCGGTGCCCTCGATGACGGTGTAGGTGCCGCTGATAAAGCTGGCGATGGCCGAGACAAAGAGCAGCAGCACCATCACGACGGCAATGCCGAACCAGATGTTCTCGTAGCGCTCCAGGGTGTGGTGTTCGAGCCGGGGGGAGGGAACAGGGGCGCGGGCCATCTCAGCCCCGTCCCTGCTGAATGCCGAGCACCAGCATCCACAGCCAGATCAGCGTGAGCATCAGCACGGCGATCACCATCAGGGTGCCGATGGGGGCCGCGCCGGGCCGGGAGTGAGGCTCGTGGGCGGCGTCCTGCGCCGGGGGGGTGCGGTCGGGGGGGGTGGGGGGGGGCGTCATGCAGTTTGCTCCTGGGTACGGGCCGGGGAGGTTGCGGCGTAGTCGCGCAGCAGGTCGGTCACGGTGACCATGCCGACCACCTCGCCGCGCTCCCCCACCACCGGCATGCCGCCGATCCGCCGCTGCAGCAGGGTGCGGGCCACGTCGCGGGCATCGGCGCCTGGGGTGGTGGTGATCACGCTGCGGCGCATCACGTCGGAGACGCGAATCCCGGCAAGCTGGGTGGTCGCTTCCCACATGCTCAGGGTGGTCACGCGGCCGGGCATGGTCTCGCGCAGGTCGCGGTCGGTCACGATGCCGACCAGCGCCCCGCCGTCCACCACGGGCAGGCGGCGAATCCCGTGCTGGCGAAGGAGGTGGGCCGCGTCCGGAACACTCAGGTCCGGCGCGGCGCAAACGGGGGGATGGGCCATCAGTTCCGAAACAAGCAAGGCAAAAACCTCCTTCCCTGGAGGTTCTCGCCGGGGCATTACGGGGTCATTACCGGATCTGGCTGCCCACGGGCCAGCCCCAGCCGGGTAGCCGAAACCTGGCAGGAGGCCAAGTCTGGACCCAGGCGCAGACGCGCGCCCCCTCAGTGCACCTCCGGTCCCCGCAGGGCACTCAGCAGGGGAGCGCGGCGCTGCTGCTCGGCCTCCTCGGCTTCGCGGCACAGCAGTTCTCCGGCCTTGAGGCGCTCGGCCAGCAGCACGGTGTCGGGCATGGGCGTATCGCCCACCTCGTCGCGCAGGAAGCGGCGGTAGCGGCGGTAATGCTCGACCGCCTCGAAGCGCCCCCGCGTCTGGGCGAGGCAGGTCATCAGCCGCTGGTGGTGGTCTTCCCCGATGTAGGGGTCGGACCCCACCGCCTGCCCCAGCGCCTGAACGGCGAGCGGGCACTCCCGGCGCAGGCAGTGC from the Deinococcus sp. NW-56 genome contains:
- a CDS encoding b(o/a)3-type cytochrome-c oxidase subunit 1, which codes for MTISPPRATPLVHPIREVPAVGDAAYLASLKKVTQYYIVTAFLALFIGVMIGPLQALNYGGINVYEWPIIRNLLGSYYQGLSLHGVLNALVFTQFFISGWMLYLPVRDLGMRINMKFAWFTYVVMTLGLLMAAVPLLTNGATLLYTFYPPMQGDALFYIGAAIMVGSSLFVVGQVVNMWLRWKRENPGKVTPLVAFMSVATWMMWAVASLGIVIEVVGLLIPWSLGLVGGVDPLISKTLFWWTGHAIVYFWVLPAYISWYAFLPRHAGGRLVSEPLTRLVFVIFLLNSVPVGIHHQYADPNISNLWKNIHMFLTFLIAVPSLLTAFSVGAALEDAARARGGRGLFGWVGKLPWGNAIFSAQVLAMISFIAGGAGGVVNASSTFSGVVHNTAWIPGHFHITVGTATTLSFMGIALWLIPHLTGKRLPSMKIASAAVWTWFIGMMVFALGMHWQGLYGVPRRSQISAAAADTFGDLPIALPTLLTAISGVILLVSAILYFYVLFRMLLSKRVDNGETAAPIPYSEPISPAGTSLATAGKLVKATEPLMALWAVSLVLVILMYGPVLARMFANMQLVPGWRLY
- a CDS encoding cytochrome c oxidase subunit II translates to MARAPVPSPRLEHHTLERYENIWFGIAVVMVLLLFVSAIASFISGTYTVIEGTGGGGHHITGVDNGRLDPRNLAATPFGEPGLRENPDGTLEAFVVARAFAFQPAALRVPAGRPVTIHITSADVMHGYQVEGTNINATAIPGQVASFTTTFRRPGTLSLICNEYCGTGHHNMINTVIVEAPQTQARTQDGTE
- a CDS encoding CBS domain-containing protein gives rise to the protein MLVSELMAHPPVCAAPDLSVPDAAHLLRQHGIRRLPVVDGGALVGIVTDRDLRETMPGRVTTLSMWEATTQLAGIRVSDVMRRSVITTTPGADARDVARTLLQRRIGGMPVVGERGEVVGMVTVTDLLRDYAATSPARTQEQTA